A part of Streptomyces sp. NBC_01451 genomic DNA contains:
- a CDS encoding IclR family transcriptional regulator domain-containing protein, with protein MVAPATNVPPVLDGPVPAEAVAPLMRGIAVLRQLTEAGGTLSLSGLERATGLARSTVDRITATLARMGYVRLDGRDAVLTPRLMELGNAYLAALRLPALLDAHADALADELDESVSLAVGDRDGIRFIHQATRRRAMSLSFRIGDLLPAERTAPGPLFATEWTPADWHRWHERRTADPADLGFPAIPPRTDDSGADFEAYAERARVDGWALDDQLIEPGLVAVSVPVRDPRTGRVACVASVVSHTSRRTATGLRDDLLPRLRATVVAMEAELRAELRVRPAAGTPAPPSGLAAWTGASKQELGREFVESLARGLTVLTAFGESRAELTLTEVARATGLARATARRALITYEHLGYVEAHGRTFTLTPRVLSLGFPPLSHTSLPEIASPHLAELAGRVEESASLAVLAGNAGAGSGAEIQYTARVATRRIVSANITVGTRLPAYPTSVGRVLLAGLPEPERRVPDLAPLTPHTVTDPAAFAQVLAEVRRQGYALVSEELEEGLRSIAVPVRDRTGRVVAAVNVAMHTTRRTAEQCVAEVLPELYGTASRIEGELRTAGRFTRVPLT; from the coding sequence ATGGTTGCCCCCGCCACGAATGTCCCGCCGGTCCTGGACGGTCCCGTACCCGCCGAGGCCGTCGCCCCGCTGATGCGCGGGATCGCCGTGCTGCGGCAGCTGACCGAGGCGGGCGGGACGCTGAGCCTGAGCGGTCTTGAGCGCGCGACCGGGCTGGCCCGTTCCACGGTGGACCGGATCACGGCGACGCTCGCCCGGATGGGGTACGTCCGTCTCGACGGCCGGGACGCGGTTCTCACCCCTCGGCTGATGGAGCTCGGCAACGCCTATCTGGCCGCCCTCCGGCTGCCCGCCCTGCTCGACGCGCACGCGGACGCCCTCGCCGACGAGCTGGACGAGTCGGTGTCGCTGGCGGTCGGCGACCGGGACGGCATCCGGTTCATCCACCAGGCCACCCGGCGCCGCGCGATGTCCCTCAGCTTCCGCATCGGCGACCTGCTCCCCGCCGAACGCACCGCCCCCGGCCCGCTGTTCGCCACCGAGTGGACGCCCGCCGACTGGCACCGCTGGCACGAACGCCGGACGGCGGACCCGGCCGACCTCGGCTTCCCCGCGATACCGCCGCGGACCGACGACTCGGGCGCCGACTTCGAGGCCTACGCCGAGCGGGCCCGCGTCGACGGCTGGGCGCTGGACGACCAGCTGATCGAACCGGGGCTGGTCGCCGTCTCCGTACCCGTACGGGACCCCCGCACGGGCCGGGTGGCCTGTGTGGCGAGCGTCGTCAGCCACACGAGCCGCCGTACGGCGACCGGCCTGCGCGACGACCTGCTGCCGCGGCTGCGGGCGACGGTGGTCGCGATGGAGGCCGAGCTGCGGGCCGAACTGCGGGTGCGCCCGGCCGCCGGGACGCCGGCGCCCCCCTCCGGCCTGGCGGCCTGGACCGGGGCCTCGAAGCAGGAACTGGGCCGGGAGTTCGTCGAGTCCCTGGCCAGGGGCCTCACCGTCCTGACGGCCTTCGGCGAGTCCCGCGCCGAGCTGACCCTGACGGAGGTCGCGCGGGCCACGGGCCTGGCACGGGCGACCGCCCGCCGGGCCCTGATCACCTACGAGCACCTGGGGTACGTCGAGGCCCACGGCCGCACCTTCACCCTCACCCCCCGGGTGCTGTCCCTGGGCTTCCCGCCCCTCTCCCACACCTCCCTGCCCGAGATCGCCTCCCCCCACCTGGCCGAACTCGCGGGACGCGTCGAGGAGTCGGCGTCACTGGCGGTCCTGGCCGGGAACGCGGGTGCGGGTTCGGGGGCGGAGATCCAGTACACGGCGCGGGTGGCGACGCGGCGCATCGTGAGCGCCAACATCACCGTCGGCACGCGGCTTCCGGCGTACCCGACCTCGGTGGGCCGGGTGCTGCTTGCCGGACTGCCGGAGCCGGAGCGGCGGGTGCCGGACCTGGCTCCGCTGACCCCGCACACCGTGACGGACCCGGCGGCCTTCGCACAGGTGCTGGCGGAGGTACGGCGGCAGGGTTACGCCCTGGTCAGCGAGGAGCTGGAGGAAGGGCTGCGGTCGATCGCCGTGCCGGTGCGGGACCGTACGGGACGGGTCGTCGCGGCGGTGAACGTCGCGATGCACACGACCCGGCGTACGGCGGAGCAGTGCGTGGCGGAGGTGCTGCCGGAGCTGTACGGGACGGCGTCCCGGATCGAGGGGGAACTGCGCACGGCGGGCAGGTTCACCCGGGTGCCGCTGACGTAG
- a CDS encoding protein phosphatase 2C domain-containing protein, translated as MDDHRGLFVSGAVVQGTDHLAAGTGCQDALKSARCEGGDGVVLAVADGAGSRDRSALGAHLAVDIACRVLARDLPGGDLGGSAWTEWISGRAKEVVDTWLRATRALPPAAEYGEEPVGAGVPLDGGAGYPGPGPGPGPGPGAGAGPGEFAATLAAAVVKPPWAAFLCVGDCFGTVLTLDGDSMRERCHLVLPPPDARQPPLFLSSPGARMRVRSFALWDPDLSGVVLATDGCVPLTLDHPDVHGLPPAAGPLPSSRFFVGLAAALRDNGGDAEPLRALLCSPEAGRSGDDLTLLCALTARGERRARTGRG; from the coding sequence GTGGACGACCACCGTGGGCTGTTCGTGTCAGGGGCCGTGGTGCAGGGCACCGACCATCTCGCCGCGGGAACCGGCTGCCAGGACGCGCTGAAGTCCGCCCGCTGCGAGGGCGGCGACGGCGTCGTACTGGCCGTCGCCGACGGAGCCGGCAGCCGCGACCGCAGCGCCCTGGGAGCCCATCTGGCCGTCGACATCGCGTGCCGGGTGCTCGCCCGGGACCTGCCGGGCGGCGACCTGGGCGGCTCCGCGTGGACCGAGTGGATCAGCGGCCGGGCGAAGGAGGTCGTGGACACCTGGCTGCGGGCGACCCGTGCCCTGCCCCCGGCGGCGGAGTACGGCGAGGAGCCCGTCGGCGCCGGCGTCCCGCTCGACGGCGGTGCCGGCTACCCAGGCCCAGGACCAGGACCAGGACCAGGACCCGGTGCCGGTGCCGGCCCCGGTGAGTTCGCCGCGACCCTGGCGGCGGCGGTCGTGAAACCGCCCTGGGCCGCGTTCCTGTGCGTCGGCGACTGCTTCGGCACCGTCCTGACCCTGGACGGCGACAGCATGCGCGAGCGCTGCCATCTGGTGCTTCCGCCACCCGACGCACGGCAGCCTCCCCTCTTCCTCTCCTCCCCCGGGGCCCGAATGCGCGTGCGATCCTTCGCCCTGTGGGATCCGGACCTCAGTGGTGTCGTGCTGGCCACCGACGGCTGCGTACCGCTGACGCTGGACCACCCGGACGTGCACGGACTGCCGCCCGCGGCCGGGCCGTTGCCCTCCAGCCGGTTCTTCGTCGGACTGGCGGCGGCCCTGCGGGACAACGGCGGTGACGCGGAACCACTGCGCGCCCTGCTGTGCAGCCCCGAAGCCGGACGCAGCGGTGACGATCTGACGCTGCTGTGCGCGCTCACCGCGCGCGGTGAGCGCCGCGCGCGGACCGGGAGGGGGTGA
- a CDS encoding 4Fe-4S single cluster domain-containing protein, giving the protein MTDATPDPAPAARHPQATHDDEHEGDARGPAPAARRGELTVNRVLDRCTTLGPNVRAVIWVQGCPLRCRGCVAPETLPFAGGEVRTVAELADWLTGLTDVEGVTLSGGEPFSQAQPLADLLDAVRERRPGFSAMAYSGFRHEALRRGTPGQRALLDRLDLLVDGPYVAARHGDLLWRGSSNQRVVVLTERYHHVTSLIDTGAGIEVSVGDDGRFSWAGVPAVPGFRTLLEEQLAAAGYVVDARETAAATHTRAEIRGTDERITEVQHRDDQCGPTTGGSPAPGPAGG; this is encoded by the coding sequence ATGACCGATGCCACCCCCGATCCCGCCCCGGCGGCCCGGCACCCGCAGGCGACACACGACGACGAGCACGAGGGAGACGCACGCGGCCCGGCCCCGGCGGCCCGCCGGGGCGAACTGACGGTCAACCGCGTCCTCGACCGCTGCACCACGCTGGGGCCGAACGTGCGGGCGGTGATCTGGGTGCAGGGCTGCCCCCTGCGCTGCCGGGGCTGTGTCGCGCCGGAGACGCTCCCGTTCGCGGGCGGCGAGGTCCGTACCGTCGCGGAGCTGGCCGACTGGCTGACGGGCCTGACCGACGTGGAGGGCGTCACCCTCTCCGGCGGCGAGCCCTTCAGCCAGGCCCAGCCGCTCGCGGACCTGCTGGACGCGGTTCGCGAACGGCGGCCCGGGTTCTCGGCGATGGCGTACTCGGGCTTCCGGCACGAGGCACTGCGGCGCGGTACGCCGGGCCAGCGCGCCCTGCTGGACCGGCTCGACCTCCTCGTCGACGGCCCCTATGTGGCCGCCCGGCACGGGGATCTCCTTTGGCGAGGTTCATCCAATCAGCGTGTTGTCGTACTCACGGAGCGCTACCATCATGTGACGTCGCTCATAGACACGGGGGCGGGCATCGAGGTGTCCGTGGGCGACGACGGCCGGTTCTCGTGGGCCGGGGTTCCTGCCGTTCCCGGCTTTCGCACCTTGCTGGAGGAGCAACTGGCCGCAGCGGGATACGTGGTGGACGCCCGGGAGACGGCAGCCGCCACTCACACGCGGGCGGAAATCCGGGGGACGGATGAGCGGATCACCGAAGTACAGCACCGTGACGATCAGTGCGGCCCGACAACAGGAGGAAGCCCGGCACCGGGCCCGGCAGGCGGCTGA
- a CDS encoding enolase C-terminal domain-like protein, giving the protein MSTHTNTSTGTGTGRPTVTSFSVYPVAGRDSMELNLSGAHGPWFTRNIVILTDSEGRTGLGEVPGGEKITRTLRDAESLVVGAKVGDYKRVLAEIGARFADRDQGGRGAQTFDLRTTVHAVTAVESALLDLLGQHLDVPVAALLGDGQQRDSVRVLGYLFYVGDPDRTDLDYVREPDSDVDWYRVRHEEALTPEAIVRQAEATHALYGFRDFKLKGGVLEGTDEVKAVRALKDRFPEARITLDPNGAWSLREAIELCTPLNGTLAYAEDPCGAEDGYSGREILAEFRRATGLPTATNMIATDWRQLTHALALQSVSIPLADPHFWTMQGSVRVAQLCNAMGLTWGCHSNNHFDISLAMVTHCGAAAPGEYNALDTHWIWQEGLERLTVDPPHIVGGEIAVPDAPGLGVRVDMERVLAAHELYREKALGARDDAIGMRYLVPGWEFDGKRPCLVR; this is encoded by the coding sequence ATGAGCACGCACACGAACACGAGTACGGGTACCGGCACGGGTCGGCCGACCGTCACCTCCTTCTCCGTCTACCCGGTCGCCGGCCGGGACAGCATGGAGCTGAACCTCTCCGGCGCCCACGGCCCCTGGTTCACGCGCAACATCGTGATCCTCACCGACTCCGAGGGCCGTACGGGACTCGGCGAGGTCCCCGGCGGCGAGAAGATCACACGGACACTGCGCGACGCCGAGTCCCTGGTCGTCGGGGCGAAGGTGGGCGACTACAAGCGCGTCCTGGCGGAGATCGGGGCCCGGTTCGCCGACCGCGACCAGGGCGGACGCGGCGCCCAGACCTTCGACCTGCGCACCACCGTGCACGCGGTGACGGCCGTCGAGTCGGCCCTCCTCGACCTCCTCGGCCAGCACCTGGACGTACCGGTCGCCGCCCTGCTCGGCGACGGCCAACAGCGGGACTCCGTACGGGTATTGGGCTACCTCTTCTACGTCGGCGACCCGGACCGGACCGACCTGGACTACGTCCGCGAGCCGGACTCGGACGTCGACTGGTACCGCGTCCGGCACGAGGAGGCCCTGACCCCGGAGGCGATCGTCCGCCAGGCCGAGGCCACCCACGCCCTGTACGGCTTCCGCGACTTCAAGCTCAAGGGCGGGGTCCTGGAGGGCACGGACGAGGTCAAGGCCGTACGGGCGCTGAAGGACCGCTTCCCGGAGGCACGGATCACCCTCGACCCGAACGGCGCGTGGTCGCTGCGCGAGGCGATCGAGCTGTGCACACCCCTGAACGGCACGCTGGCCTACGCCGAGGATCCCTGCGGCGCGGAGGACGGCTACTCGGGGCGCGAGATCCTCGCCGAGTTCCGCCGGGCGACCGGCCTGCCCACGGCGACCAACATGATCGCCACGGACTGGCGGCAGCTGACCCACGCCCTGGCCCTCCAGTCGGTCTCCATCCCGCTGGCCGACCCGCACTTCTGGACCATGCAGGGCTCGGTACGCGTCGCCCAGCTGTGCAACGCGATGGGCCTGACCTGGGGCTGCCACTCCAACAACCACTTCGACATCTCCCTGGCCATGGTCACCCACTGCGGCGCGGCGGCCCCGGGCGAGTACAACGCCCTCGACACCCACTGGATCTGGCAGGAGGGCCTGGAACGCCTCACGGTCGATCCGCCACACATCGTCGGAGGCGAGATCGCGGTGCCGGACGCCCCGGGGCTGGGGGTCAGGGTGGACATGGAGCGGGTGCTCGCGGCACATGAGCTGTACCGGGAGAAGGCGCTGGGGGCGCGGGACGACGCGATCGGGATGCGGTACCTGGTGCCGGGGTGGGAGTTCGACGGGAAGCGGCCCTGCCTGGTGCGGTAG
- a CDS encoding M6 family metalloprotease domain-containing protein produces MQQPSSRRRIRPPGPLRPRRAAALVSVAALTLAVSTSAGTGHLTRGSTTAAGSVPLARTSPLGPCAIRGGLGVQMSEGLPTPAGYSRSTGTVRALNLMVDFSDAPGQGSALDRLAEFFPQTRDWFTTSSYGRLDYRPEAPVADWLRMPRTFRSYGIERGAPFDPGYRRLVHDIVAAADPVVDFRSYDLLNVLVTPNAGPSALDTVLSVTFAGNRDAPVADGVPVANASFVYSRQDDGSGSYDTTGYRVLPHENGHVFGLPDLYTQHGGGAVGHWDIMSEDWGANNDLLGWHKWKLGWLDPSQVGCAVTAGTTEYTLTPLARPGGAKLVFVPINSRTGYALELRTREGNDETVCRPGVLVYRVDANVDTGRGPVTVYDSRRNSGGCTRSPNVHAELSDAPFAPGETFKDPRRGIQITVTSADLDGNYRVTITRR; encoded by the coding sequence ATGCAGCAGCCGTCCAGCCGTCGTCGGATACGCCCGCCGGGCCCCCTGCGCCCCCGCCGGGCGGCGGCCCTCGTGTCCGTGGCCGCGCTGACCCTCGCGGTCAGCACCTCCGCCGGCACCGGGCACCTCACCAGGGGTTCCACGACGGCGGCGGGCTCCGTCCCGCTGGCCCGCACCTCCCCGCTCGGCCCCTGCGCCATCCGGGGCGGCCTCGGCGTCCAGATGTCCGAGGGGCTGCCCACCCCGGCCGGCTACTCCCGTTCCACGGGTACCGTCCGCGCCCTGAACCTGATGGTCGACTTCTCCGACGCCCCCGGCCAGGGCAGCGCCCTCGACCGGCTCGCGGAGTTCTTCCCGCAGACCCGCGACTGGTTCACCACCAGTTCGTACGGCCGCCTCGACTACCGCCCCGAGGCTCCCGTCGCCGACTGGCTGCGGATGCCCCGGACGTTCCGCTCGTACGGCATAGAACGCGGCGCCCCCTTCGACCCCGGCTACCGCAGGCTCGTCCACGACATCGTGGCCGCCGCCGACCCGGTGGTCGACTTCCGCTCGTACGACCTGCTGAACGTGCTGGTCACCCCGAACGCGGGCCCCTCCGCCCTGGACACCGTCCTGTCCGTCACCTTCGCCGGGAACCGGGATGCGCCGGTCGCGGACGGGGTGCCCGTCGCCAACGCGTCCTTCGTCTACTCCCGGCAGGACGACGGCTCCGGTTCGTACGACACCACGGGCTACCGCGTCCTCCCGCACGAGAACGGCCATGTGTTCGGGCTGCCCGACCTCTACACGCAGCACGGCGGGGGCGCGGTCGGCCACTGGGACATCATGAGCGAGGACTGGGGGGCCAACAACGACCTCCTCGGCTGGCACAAGTGGAAGCTCGGCTGGCTGGACCCCTCGCAGGTGGGCTGCGCGGTGACGGCCGGGACGACGGAGTACACGCTCACCCCGCTGGCCCGTCCCGGCGGCGCGAAACTCGTGTTCGTGCCCATCAACTCCCGTACGGGGTACGCCCTTGAGCTGCGCACGCGCGAGGGCAACGACGAGACGGTGTGCCGGCCGGGCGTGCTGGTCTACCGGGTCGACGCGAACGTCGACACCGGCCGCGGCCCGGTCACGGTGTACGACTCCCGGCGGAACAGCGGCGGCTGCACGCGCAGCCCGAACGTCCACGCCGAGCTCTCCGACGCGCCCTTCGCACCCGGCGAGACCTTCAAGGACCCGAGGCGGGGCATCCAGATCACCGTGACGAGCGCGGACCTCGACGGGAACTACCGGGTGACGATCACCCGGCGGTGA
- a CDS encoding vWA domain-containing protein, with product MSTSMGYDIQFASGLDERQPVVILLDASGSMARPASSPRIDEVNSALTTLFESVRSQARLRARVEICLITFGSQVRVYDAEASALVSAEQADPDRVFVPVDRLSPPPLTAAGYTCLAPALDIALRIVVERRRALEAHRLSVLRPLIWLVTDGAPSDERGRPLDAAELAPLADRLRTAEAAPPPDGCVFLTIGVQGADRRLLEVLAPDATFMLEGLDFTEILRFLLRSSDRVSSIGTAGEVHREVARQAALQKAMSDLEEKHL from the coding sequence ATGAGCACGAGCATGGGCTACGACATCCAGTTCGCGTCCGGGCTCGACGAGCGGCAGCCGGTCGTCATCCTCCTCGACGCCTCGGGCTCCATGGCCCGCCCCGCGTCCAGCCCACGCATCGACGAGGTCAACTCGGCGCTCACCACCCTGTTCGAGAGCGTCCGGTCCCAGGCCCGGCTGCGGGCGCGGGTGGAGATCTGTCTGATCACCTTCGGTTCGCAGGTCCGGGTGTACGACGCGGAGGCCTCCGCCCTCGTCAGCGCCGAACAGGCCGATCCCGACCGGGTGTTCGTACCGGTGGACCGGTTGTCGCCGCCCCCGCTCACCGCGGCGGGCTACACCTGCCTCGCGCCCGCGCTGGACATCGCTCTGCGGATCGTCGTGGAACGCCGCCGGGCGCTGGAGGCCCACCGGCTGTCCGTGCTCCGGCCGCTGATCTGGCTGGTGACCGACGGCGCGCCGAGCGACGAACGGGGCCGCCCGCTGGACGCGGCCGAACTGGCCCCGCTGGCCGACCGGTTGCGCACGGCGGAGGCGGCCCCGCCCCCCGACGGATGCGTCTTCCTCACGATCGGCGTCCAGGGCGCCGACCGCCGGCTCCTCGAAGTGCTGGCGCCGGACGCCACGTTCATGCTGGAAGGCCTCGACTTCACCGAGATCCTGCGGTTCCTGCTGCGCAGCTCCGACCGGGTCAGCTCGATCGGCACGGCCGGAGAGGTGCACCGCGAGGTCGCCCGGCAGGCAGCGCTGCAGAAGGCCATGAGCGACCTGGAGGAGAAGCACCTCTAG
- a CDS encoding protein kinase domain-containing protein: protein MIRTRSASGREWLLGDVVGSGSEGVVYTVDGQPGLVAKLVPLPAEADNYRLRVESLVRQGREPRTVRLLSGTPSRLAWPLETLGTSGGVTGYLMRDMRRAFLPFEHVLLPTARRESLPSATWATALRTAASLAELVADLHAEGYVIGDLKPDNLWSDAEGRTGLADIDSLQFTDGRRTFPCRMRSPGYTAPEGIDSDALPDRASDCFVLAVLVHQLLMGGLHPFHGRPADGSPYFSLDDNVRNGRCRITDRGSVVLPRAAPPVDLLPRGLTALFVQVFGRSGRGDPATRPDAAAWARGLRAESRPGRLTACDRDDSHVHTVERPWCPWCDQQERGGTTWAATDTRPGNSEVRRP from the coding sequence ATGATTCGCACCAGATCCGCCTCGGGGCGCGAATGGCTGCTCGGCGATGTCGTGGGAAGCGGCTCGGAAGGCGTGGTGTACACCGTCGACGGCCAGCCGGGACTGGTGGCGAAACTCGTGCCCCTGCCTGCCGAGGCCGACAACTACCGGCTGCGCGTGGAGAGCCTCGTCCGGCAGGGGCGGGAGCCGCGGACCGTGCGGCTGCTGAGCGGAACGCCGAGCCGGCTCGCCTGGCCGCTGGAGACCCTCGGCACGTCCGGAGGCGTCACCGGGTATCTGATGCGGGACATGCGCCGGGCGTTCCTGCCCTTCGAGCACGTCCTGCTGCCGACCGCACGCCGGGAGTCCCTGCCGTCGGCGACCTGGGCCACAGCCCTGCGCACGGCCGCCTCGCTGGCGGAACTCGTCGCCGACCTGCACGCCGAGGGCTATGTGATCGGCGATCTCAAACCGGACAACCTCTGGAGCGACGCCGAGGGCCGGACCGGGCTCGCGGACATCGACTCCCTCCAGTTCACCGACGGACGGCGGACCTTCCCCTGCCGTATGCGCTCGCCCGGCTACACCGCCCCCGAGGGCATCGACTCCGACGCTCTGCCGGACCGCGCCTCGGACTGCTTCGTCCTCGCCGTCCTCGTCCACCAGTTGCTGATGGGCGGGCTGCACCCCTTCCACGGCCGCCCGGCCGACGGCAGCCCGTACTTCTCGCTCGACGACAACGTGCGCAACGGCCGGTGCCGGATCACCGACCGGGGCTCGGTGGTCCTGCCGAGGGCCGCGCCGCCCGTGGACCTGCTGCCACGAGGGCTCACCGCGCTCTTCGTCCAGGTCTTCGGCCGCTCCGGGCGCGGTGACCCGGCCACCCGGCCGGACGCCGCCGCCTGGGCACGAGGGCTGCGCGCGGAGTCGCGACCCGGTCGGCTGACCGCCTGCGACCGCGACGATTCGCACGTGCACACAGTGGAGCGGCCCTGGTGCCCCTGGTGCGACCAGCAGGAGCGCGGCGGGACCACCTGGGCAGCGACCGACACCCGGCCCGGAAACAGCGAGGTGCGCCGACCATGA